The following are encoded together in the Solenopsis invicta isolate M01_SB chromosome 14, UNIL_Sinv_3.0, whole genome shotgun sequence genome:
- the LOC113004095 gene encoding uncharacterized protein LOC113004095 yields the protein MNVVGINAKKLARYEYPDVSSVSKPVPRTDSDPLPICPGISAKNVLRTLSSSQSSKESDFVMEEKHLLSQSELSDLIRDLNLSKQKAELLASRLQEWKHLDPTTQVTIYRNRNHAILPFFKKENDMCFCNDIKGLFDVMNTAYDQNEWRLFIDGSKYSLKAALLHIGNKKPSIPIAHAVQTKECYDTMRTILAKIKYNEHQWKICGDLKVIGLLVGMQSGFTKFCCFLCLWDSRAVDHHYVRKVWPSRTHYEPGQQNVSSIPLVNPQDILLPLHIKLGLIKNFVKALNREGPAFQYLIKLFPKLSYAKIKEGIFVGPDIRKVMADAKFTKCLTPDEAAAWASFKNVVHNFLGNHKSPDYKQVIDNFLKNYHKIGARMSLKIHFLHSHLDFFPQNLGDTSDEQGERLHQDIAKIERRYQGFWDEGMMSDYCWTLKRETDPKKYKRLSSTSVHF from the exons ATGAATGTCGTCGGTATAAATGCAAAGAAACTAGCACGGTATGAATATCCGGACGTATCATCAGTGTCGAAGCCAGTTCCACGTACGGACAGTGATCCATTGCCAATTTGTCCAGGTATAAGCGCAAAAAATGTCCTAAGAACTTTGTCTTCATCACAGTCGAGCAAAGAAAGCGATTTCGTTATGGAAGAAAAGCATTTACTTTCGCAAAGTGAACTGAGTGATTTGATTCGCGATTTGAATTTATCGAAACAAAAAGCAGAGTTGCTTGCATCACGGTTGCAAGAATGGAAACATCTTGACCCTACAACACAAGTCACTATATACAGAAATAGAAATCACGCGATTTTACCTTtcttcaaaaaagaaaatgacatGTGTTTCTGCAATGACATCAAAGGTTTATTTGATGTGATGAATACAGCATATGATCAAAATGAATGGCGTTTGTTCATAGATGGTTCTAAATACAGTTTGAAGGCGGCTCTACTCCacattggaaataaaaaaccaTCGATTCCGATTGCTCACGCAGTACAAACTAAGGAATGCTATGACACAATGCGTACAATTTTGGCCAAGATCAAATACAATGAGCATCAATGGAAAATTTGTGGCGATCTAAAg GTTATTGGTCTATTGGTTGGGATGCAATCTGGATTCACGAAATTTTGCTGTTTTTTGTGTCTGTGGGACAGCCGTGCAGTTGATCATCATTATGTGAGAAAGGTGTGGCCGAGTCGTACCCATTATGAGCCAGGACAACAAAATGTGTCCTCTATACCACTTGTGAACCCACAGGACATTTTATTGCCTCTTCATATTAAACTTGGCCTTATTAAGAACTTTGTCAAAGCGCTCAATCGCGAAGGACCGGCTTTCCAGTACTTAATCAAGTTGTTTCCAAAACTGTCATACGCAAAAATCAAAGAAGGAATATTTGTCGGACCTGATATTCGAAAAGTAATGGCTGATGCaaagtttacaaaatgtttaacgCCTGATGAAGCAGCAGCATGGGCATCGTTTAAAAATGTTGTTCACAACTTTCTCGGTAACCACAAATCACCGGATTACAAACAAGTAATCGacaattttttgaagaattacCACAAGATTGGAGCTCGAATGTCTCTTAAGATACATTTTCTGCATTCACATCTTGATTTTTTCCCACAAAACTTGGGCGATACGAGCGACGAGCAAGGAGAGCGGCTACATCAAGATATAGCGAAAATCGAAAGGCGATACCAAGGATTTTGGGACGAAGGCATGATGAGCGACTACTGTTGGACCCTAAAGCGTGAAACAGATCCCAAGAAATATAAAAGACTCAGTTCAACCTCTGTTCATTTCTGA